The Tubulanus polymorphus chromosome 1, tnTubPoly1.2, whole genome shotgun sequence genome contains a region encoding:
- the LOC141908699 gene encoding DNA polymerase epsilon subunit 2-like, which yields MSSFRSKVSSCFKMHGFTLRSDATKYIVEVLTPFNEVQQVENLDRIIEAIQKQQLSSTMIDKSICEIAIEECNAEQDEESDKIFSVIDAFEIPRFLYNPDRKKFIKEKMLGVQVPGLYGDAKAKTSLFKERYAVLLQRTSRHDLFTPPIPGTHASEQSKKFKLQPIEYLLGSSAKLGEIISLGMLTQMKEGKWFLEDPTGAVQLDLKQANFHSGLFTENCFVLAEGWYEDEIFHVTAFGFPPPEPAKTTRAYFGNINFFGGQSATSVKASVKLQNIEKENEDAMIVFLSDVWLDDLKVLEKLRVLFTGYSEVPPVCFVFTGNFTSKPAGSSNHAKLLKDCFKTFTKLILEFPSIIESSKFVFVPGPQDPGPSLIAPRPPIPCCITQEMTDKFPNVFFASNPCRIQYCTQEIVVYREDIVTKMCRNCVKFPKDADIPMHFAKTIICQGHLSPLPLHVAPIYWSFDNAMRVYPLPDLIVCADKFDPFKVTQSDCSVINPGSFARSDYSFQVYIPASRQVEESRISD from the exons ATGTCTAGTTTTAGAAGTAAGGTGTCTTCTTGCTTTAAAATGCATGGATTTACACTGAGGAG CGACGCTACCAAATATATTGTTGAAGTTTTAACACCATTCAATGAAGTCCAACAAGTGGAAAACCTTGATCGAATTATCGAAGCAATTCAAAAACAGCAAT tatcaTCGACTATGATTGATAAATCAATATGTGAGATCGCTATTGAAGAATGTAATGCAGAACAGGATGAAGAGAG tgataaaatattttctgtaatCGATGCTTTTGAGATTCCACGTTTTCTGTATAATCCAGATCGGAAAAAATTCATCAA GGAGAAGATGCTAGGCGTTCAGGTACCAGGTTTATATGGAGATGCAAAAGCAAAAACGTCTTTATTCAAGGAGAGATATGCAGTTTTACTTCAA AGGACTTCACGCCATGATCTATTCACCCCACCGATACCAGGAACACACGCATCTGAGCAGAGTAAAAAATTCAAG tTACAACCGATTGAATATTTGTTAGGAAGTTCTGCTAAACTTGGAGAGATTATTTCTCTAGGAATGCTCACTCAGATGAAAGAG GGTAAATGGTTTTTAGAGGATCCAACTGGTGCTGTACAATTAGATCTGAAACAAGCC AATTTTCATAGCGGTTTATTTACGGAGAATTGTTTTGTATTAGCCGAAGGCTGGTATGAAGACGAGATTTTTCACGTAACCGCATTTGGATTCCCGCCTCCGGAACCGGCTAAAACCACGAG GGCTTACTTtggaaatattaattttttcggAGGTCAATCTGCGACCTCGGTGAAAGCATCGGTTAAACTACAGAACATCGAAAAGGAAAATGAAGATGCAATGATCGTATTTTTATCCGATGTTTGGTTGGACGATTTAAAG GTACTGGAGAAGTTGCGTGTATTGTTCACTGGTTATTCCGAAGTTCCTCccgtttgttttgtttttaccgGTAATTTCACATCGAAACCGGCCGGAAGCAGCAATCACGCTAAACTATTAAAAG attgttTCAAAACTTTCACAAAACTTATCCTTGAATTTCCGAGTATTATTGAATCGAGTAAATTTGTGTTTGTACCCGGTCCACAGGATCCTGGCCCATCGTTGATTGCTCCGCG gCCTCCAATTCCGTGCTGTATAACACAAGAAATGACTGATAAATTTCCTAATGTATTCTTCGCGTCGAATCCATGTAGAATTCAATATTGCACTCAAGAGATTGTCGTTTATAGAGAGGATATAGTTACAAAAATGTGTCGTAATTGCGTGAAATTTCCTAAAGATGCTGATATACCCATGCAC TTTGCTAAAACAATCATATGTCAAGGTCACCTGAGTCCGCTGCCTCTGCACGTGGCTCCGATTTATTGGTCGTTTGATAATGCGATGAGAGTTTATCCTCTTCCCGATCTTATTGTCTGCGCCGATAAATTCGATCCGTTCAAGGTCACTCAATCCGACTGTTCCGTTATAAATCCG GGTTCTTTCGCGAGAAGCGATTATTCGTTCCAAGTTTACATACCAGCGTCGCGACAAGTAGAAGAAAGTCGAATTTCTGATTAA
- the LOC141912198 gene encoding stress-induced-phosphoprotein 1-like isoform X1, protein MADAQKQEAVDLKNKGNAALQSGQVEEAIKHYTEAIKLDPKNHVLYSNRSAAYAKAGLYEEALKDGTETVAMKPDWGKGYSRKGAALAFLERYGEAEKVYSEGLKHDPNNQQLQDGLYDMQEKIGRPGNPFTGPNFIAKLQNDPRTRDFLKDPEFIKKLQSVQNKPDPSLLQDPRVMTALSVALGVDLNNIPDEPPQRSSPPPPAQKPQPTSASTEKSEPMEEEASDNQKQALEQKMLGNEAYKKKDFETAMIHYEKAIELDSGNIVYYLNKAAVYFEKGEFEECVGICEKAVEIGRENRADYKFIAKAYARIGNTFYKKKDYKNALNYYNKSLSEHRAADVLKKSQECKKIIDEEERLAFIDPEKANEEKEKGNDFFQKGDYAAAVTHYTQAIKRNPDDCKLYSNRAASYSKLMEFNLALSDCEKCIKLDPTFIKGYLRKGSCYLALKDSNKARVAFMKAKELDPTCQEAIDGMSKCYMTYQDNDPEAIKKRAMQDPEIQAILSDRAMQMILQQMQENPEALREHMNNKDIAAKIEKLMECGLIAIR, encoded by the exons ATGGCCGACGCTCAAAAG CAGGAGGCAGTTGATCTGAAGAATAAAGGAAATGCCGCTTTACAAAGTGGTCAAGTAGAAGAAGCCATCAAACATTATACAGAGGCAATAAAATTAGATCCTAAGAATCATGTTCTATACAGTAATAGATCTGCAGCTTACGCTAAAGCCGGTTTATATGAGGAGGCTTTGAAAGATGGAACTGAGACGGTTGCCATGAAACCTGATTGGGGAAAG GGTTATTCTCGTAAAGGAGCAGCACTCGCGTTCTTAGAGCGTTACGGTGAAGCTGAAAAAGTTTATTCCGAAGGTTTAAAACATGATCCTAACAATCAACAACTTCAGGACGGTCTTTACGATATGCAAGAGAAAA TTGGTCGTCCCGGAAACCCATTTACCGGACCAAATTTCATCGCTAAATTACAAAACGATCCACGAACGCGAGATTTCCTGAAGGATCCtgaattcataaaaaaattacaatccGTTCAAAATAAACCGGATCCATC GTTATTACAAGATCCGCGAGTAATGACGGCTTTAAGTGTCGCGTTAGGCGTAGATTTAAACAACATTCCCGATGAACCTCCTCAGAGATCGAGTCCACCTCCACCCGCACAGAAACCGCAACCTACATCGGCTTCTACCGAGAAATCTGAACCGATGGAAGAGGAAGCTTCTGATAATCAAAAACAG GCTTTGGAACAAAAAATGCTCGGAAATGAAGCTtacaagaaaaaagatttcgAAACAGCGATGATTCATTACGAAAAAGCGATCGAATTAGATTCGGGGAATATTGTGTATTATTTGAATAAAGCTG ctgTGTATTTCGAGAAGGGAGAATTTGAAGAATGTGTCGGCATTTGTGAAAAAGCTGTCGAAATCGGACGTGAAAATCGGGCCGATTATAAATTCATCGCAAA AGCATACGCCCGGATAGGAAATACATTCTACAAAAAGAAAGACTATAAAAACGCTTTGAATTACTATAATAAATCATTATCCGAACACAGGGCGGCTGATGTGTTAAAAAAATCACAAGAG TGTAAAAAGATTATCGACGAAGAAGAAAGATTGGCATTCATCGACCCGGAAAAAGcaaatgaagaaaaagaaaaaggaaaTGATTTCTTCCAAAAGG GTGATTATGCTGCTGCTGTGACTCATTATACTCAGGCGATTAAACGTAATCCCGATGATTGTAAACTCTACAGTAACAGAGCCGCTAGTTACTCGAAACTAATGGAATTCAATCTAGCGTTGTCTGATTGCGAGAAATGTATCAAGTTAGATCCGACCTTCA TAAAGGGATACCTGAGAAAGGGTTCGTGTTACTTAGCGTTGAAAGATTCAAATAAAGCACGTGTCGCTTTCATGAAAGCAAAAGAACTGGATCCGACTTGTCAG GAAGCTATCGATGGTATGAGTAAATGTTATATGACGTATCAAGACAACGACCCTGAAGCTATAAAGAAAAGAGCGATGCAAGATCCGGAAATACAAGCAATTCTTTCAGATCGGGCGATGCAGATGATCTTACAACAAATGCAAGAAAATCCAGAAGCCCTAAGAGA ACACATGAATAACAAGGACATCGCAGCTAAAATTGAGAAATTAATGGAATGCGGTTTGATAGCAATTCGTTGA
- the LOC141901710 gene encoding signal recognition particle subunit SRP54 isoform X1, with translation MVLADLGRKITSALRSLSNATIINEEVLNAMLKEICAALLEADVNIKLVKKLRENVRSVIDFDEMAAGLNKRRMIQSAVFKELVKLIDPGVKAWTPTKGKNNVIMFVGLQGSGKTTTCTKLAYHYMKKGWKTCLICADTFRAGAFDQLKQNATKARIPFYGSYTETDPVIIAQEGVEKFKQENFEILIVDTSGRHKQEDSLFEEMLQVSNAVTPDNVVFVMDASIGQACESQAKAFKDKVDVASVIITKLDGHAKGGGALSAVAATHSPVIFIGTGEHIDDFESFKVQPFVSKLLGMGDIEGLIDKVNELKLDDNEELMNKIKHGQFTLRDMYEQFQNIMKMGPFGQIMNMIPGFSSDFMTKGNEQESMARLKKLMTIMDSMNDKELDSHEGAKLFSRQIGRCQRVARGAGVSINEVKELLAQYTKFAQMVKKMGGIKGLFKGGGDMASKVNPAQMSKLNQQMAKVIDPRVLQQMGGMNGLQNMMRQFQQGSGKFGNMFGGEK, from the exons ATGGTGTTAGCGGATCTAGGACGTAAGATAACCTCGGCTCTGAGGTCTCTTAGCAACGCTACTATTATCAATGAAGAG GTTTTAAATGCGATGCTTAAAGAGATTTGTGCTGCTCTTCTCGAAGCCGATGTCAATATTAAACTAGTTAAGAAACTCAGAGAAAATGTCAG ATCTGTTATTGACTTTGATGAAATGGCTGCTGGTTTAAATAAGCGAAGAATGATTCAATCTGCAGTTTTCAAAGAACTCGTCAAG cTGATTGACCCTGGTGTTAAGGCTTGGACGCCGACTAAAGGCAAAAATAATGTGATAATGTTTGTCGGTTTACAGGGTAGTGGAAAAACTACCACTTGTACAAag TTGGCGTATCACTACATGAAGAAAGGATGGAAGACATGTTTAATTTGTGCTGATACTTTCCGAGCCGGTGCTTTCGATCAGCTCAAACAAAATGCCACAAAAGCGCGAATTCCATTCTATGGAAG TTACACGGAAACAGATCCCGTTATTATTGCGCAAGAAGGTgtcgaaaaattcaaacaggAAAATTTCGAAATTCTGATCGTTGATACATCGGGCCGACATAAACAGGAGGATTCACTGTTTGAGGAAATGTTACAAGTCTCTAACGCTGTT ACACCGGATAATGTAGTGTTTGTAATGGATGCATCAATTGGACAGGCTTGTGAATCACAG GCGAAAGCTTTCAAAGATAAAGTTGATGTTGCGTCAGTTATTATCACAAAATTAGACGGTCATGCTAAAGGTGGAGGTGCGCTGAGTGC AGTTGCAGCCACTCATAGTCCAGTTATATTTATCGGTACCGGTGAACATATTGATGATTTCGAATCGTTTAAAGTTCAACCATTCGTCAGTAAACTTCTCG GTATGGGAGATATTGAAGGGTTGATCGATAAagtgaatgaattgaaattagatgATAACGAAgaattgatgaataaaatcaaacacg GGCAGTTTACATTACGAGATATGTACGAACAGTTTCagaatataatgaaaatgggGCCTTTCGGTCAAATAATG AATATGATTCCCGGATTCAGCAGTGATTTTATGACTAAAGGAAATGAACAGGAATCGATGGCACGATTGAAGAAACTCATGACGATTATGGACAGTATGAATGATAAAG AATTAGACAGTCACGAAGGAGCGAAATTATTCAGTCGACAAATCGGCAGATGTCAAAGAGTCGCTCGAGGAGCTGGAGTTTCTATTAACGAAGTCAAAGAATTATTAGCTCAATACACAAAATTCGCGCAAATGGTGAAGAAAATGGGTGGAATTAAAGGACTGTTCAAAGGTG GTGGAGATATGGCCTCTAAAGTGAATCCAGCTCAAATGTCAAAACTGAATCAACAAATGGCGAAAGTGATTGATCCACGTGTTTTACAACAAATGg GTGGTATGAATGGACTTCAGAATATGATGCGTCAATTTCAACAAGGTTCAGGAAAGTTTGGCAATATGTTTGGGGGAGAGAAATAA
- the LOC141901710 gene encoding signal recognition particle subunit SRP54 isoform X2 translates to MVLADLGRKITSALRSLSNATIINEEVLNAMLKEICAALLEADVNIKLVKKLRENVRSVIDFDEMAAGLNKRRMIQSAVFKELVKLIDPGVKAWTPTKGKNNVIMFVGLQGSGKTTTCTKLAYHYMKKGWKTCLICADTFRAGAFDQLKQNATKARIPFYGSYTETDPVIIAQEGVEKFKQENFEILIVDTSGRHKQEDSLFEEMLQVSNAVTPDNVVFVMDASIGQACESQAKAFKDKVDVASVIITKLDGHAKGGGALSAVAATHSPVIFIGTGEHIDDFESFKVQPFVSKLLGMGDIEGLIDKVNELKLDDNEELMNKIKHGQFTLRDMYEQFQNIMKMGPFGQIMNMIPGFSSDFMTKGNEQESMARLKKLMTIMDSMNDKELDSHEGAKLFSRQIGRCQRVARGAGVSINEVKELLAQYTKFAQMVKKMGGIKGLFKGGDMASKVNPAQMSKLNQQMAKVIDPRVLQQMGGMNGLQNMMRQFQQGSGKFGNMFGGEK, encoded by the exons ATGGTGTTAGCGGATCTAGGACGTAAGATAACCTCGGCTCTGAGGTCTCTTAGCAACGCTACTATTATCAATGAAGAG GTTTTAAATGCGATGCTTAAAGAGATTTGTGCTGCTCTTCTCGAAGCCGATGTCAATATTAAACTAGTTAAGAAACTCAGAGAAAATGTCAG ATCTGTTATTGACTTTGATGAAATGGCTGCTGGTTTAAATAAGCGAAGAATGATTCAATCTGCAGTTTTCAAAGAACTCGTCAAG cTGATTGACCCTGGTGTTAAGGCTTGGACGCCGACTAAAGGCAAAAATAATGTGATAATGTTTGTCGGTTTACAGGGTAGTGGAAAAACTACCACTTGTACAAag TTGGCGTATCACTACATGAAGAAAGGATGGAAGACATGTTTAATTTGTGCTGATACTTTCCGAGCCGGTGCTTTCGATCAGCTCAAACAAAATGCCACAAAAGCGCGAATTCCATTCTATGGAAG TTACACGGAAACAGATCCCGTTATTATTGCGCAAGAAGGTgtcgaaaaattcaaacaggAAAATTTCGAAATTCTGATCGTTGATACATCGGGCCGACATAAACAGGAGGATTCACTGTTTGAGGAAATGTTACAAGTCTCTAACGCTGTT ACACCGGATAATGTAGTGTTTGTAATGGATGCATCAATTGGACAGGCTTGTGAATCACAG GCGAAAGCTTTCAAAGATAAAGTTGATGTTGCGTCAGTTATTATCACAAAATTAGACGGTCATGCTAAAGGTGGAGGTGCGCTGAGTGC AGTTGCAGCCACTCATAGTCCAGTTATATTTATCGGTACCGGTGAACATATTGATGATTTCGAATCGTTTAAAGTTCAACCATTCGTCAGTAAACTTCTCG GTATGGGAGATATTGAAGGGTTGATCGATAAagtgaatgaattgaaattagatgATAACGAAgaattgatgaataaaatcaaacacg GGCAGTTTACATTACGAGATATGTACGAACAGTTTCagaatataatgaaaatgggGCCTTTCGGTCAAATAATG AATATGATTCCCGGATTCAGCAGTGATTTTATGACTAAAGGAAATGAACAGGAATCGATGGCACGATTGAAGAAACTCATGACGATTATGGACAGTATGAATGATAAAG AATTAGACAGTCACGAAGGAGCGAAATTATTCAGTCGACAAATCGGCAGATGTCAAAGAGTCGCTCGAGGAGCTGGAGTTTCTATTAACGAAGTCAAAGAATTATTAGCTCAATACACAAAATTCGCGCAAATGGTGAAGAAAATGGGTGGAATTAAAGGACTGTTCAAAG GTGGAGATATGGCCTCTAAAGTGAATCCAGCTCAAATGTCAAAACTGAATCAACAAATGGCGAAAGTGATTGATCCACGTGTTTTACAACAAATGg GTGGTATGAATGGACTTCAGAATATGATGCGTCAATTTCAACAAGGTTCAGGAAAGTTTGGCAATATGTTTGGGGGAGAGAAATAA
- the LOC141912198 gene encoding stress-induced-phosphoprotein 1-like isoform X2 — translation MADAQKEAVDLKNKGNAALQSGQVEEAIKHYTEAIKLDPKNHVLYSNRSAAYAKAGLYEEALKDGTETVAMKPDWGKGYSRKGAALAFLERYGEAEKVYSEGLKHDPNNQQLQDGLYDMQEKIGRPGNPFTGPNFIAKLQNDPRTRDFLKDPEFIKKLQSVQNKPDPSLLQDPRVMTALSVALGVDLNNIPDEPPQRSSPPPPAQKPQPTSASTEKSEPMEEEASDNQKQALEQKMLGNEAYKKKDFETAMIHYEKAIELDSGNIVYYLNKAAVYFEKGEFEECVGICEKAVEIGRENRADYKFIAKAYARIGNTFYKKKDYKNALNYYNKSLSEHRAADVLKKSQECKKIIDEEERLAFIDPEKANEEKEKGNDFFQKGDYAAAVTHYTQAIKRNPDDCKLYSNRAASYSKLMEFNLALSDCEKCIKLDPTFIKGYLRKGSCYLALKDSNKARVAFMKAKELDPTCQEAIDGMSKCYMTYQDNDPEAIKKRAMQDPEIQAILSDRAMQMILQQMQENPEALREHMNNKDIAAKIEKLMECGLIAIR, via the exons ATGGCCGACGCTCAAAAG GAGGCAGTTGATCTGAAGAATAAAGGAAATGCCGCTTTACAAAGTGGTCAAGTAGAAGAAGCCATCAAACATTATACAGAGGCAATAAAATTAGATCCTAAGAATCATGTTCTATACAGTAATAGATCTGCAGCTTACGCTAAAGCCGGTTTATATGAGGAGGCTTTGAAAGATGGAACTGAGACGGTTGCCATGAAACCTGATTGGGGAAAG GGTTATTCTCGTAAAGGAGCAGCACTCGCGTTCTTAGAGCGTTACGGTGAAGCTGAAAAAGTTTATTCCGAAGGTTTAAAACATGATCCTAACAATCAACAACTTCAGGACGGTCTTTACGATATGCAAGAGAAAA TTGGTCGTCCCGGAAACCCATTTACCGGACCAAATTTCATCGCTAAATTACAAAACGATCCACGAACGCGAGATTTCCTGAAGGATCCtgaattcataaaaaaattacaatccGTTCAAAATAAACCGGATCCATC GTTATTACAAGATCCGCGAGTAATGACGGCTTTAAGTGTCGCGTTAGGCGTAGATTTAAACAACATTCCCGATGAACCTCCTCAGAGATCGAGTCCACCTCCACCCGCACAGAAACCGCAACCTACATCGGCTTCTACCGAGAAATCTGAACCGATGGAAGAGGAAGCTTCTGATAATCAAAAACAG GCTTTGGAACAAAAAATGCTCGGAAATGAAGCTtacaagaaaaaagatttcgAAACAGCGATGATTCATTACGAAAAAGCGATCGAATTAGATTCGGGGAATATTGTGTATTATTTGAATAAAGCTG ctgTGTATTTCGAGAAGGGAGAATTTGAAGAATGTGTCGGCATTTGTGAAAAAGCTGTCGAAATCGGACGTGAAAATCGGGCCGATTATAAATTCATCGCAAA AGCATACGCCCGGATAGGAAATACATTCTACAAAAAGAAAGACTATAAAAACGCTTTGAATTACTATAATAAATCATTATCCGAACACAGGGCGGCTGATGTGTTAAAAAAATCACAAGAG TGTAAAAAGATTATCGACGAAGAAGAAAGATTGGCATTCATCGACCCGGAAAAAGcaaatgaagaaaaagaaaaaggaaaTGATTTCTTCCAAAAGG GTGATTATGCTGCTGCTGTGACTCATTATACTCAGGCGATTAAACGTAATCCCGATGATTGTAAACTCTACAGTAACAGAGCCGCTAGTTACTCGAAACTAATGGAATTCAATCTAGCGTTGTCTGATTGCGAGAAATGTATCAAGTTAGATCCGACCTTCA TAAAGGGATACCTGAGAAAGGGTTCGTGTTACTTAGCGTTGAAAGATTCAAATAAAGCACGTGTCGCTTTCATGAAAGCAAAAGAACTGGATCCGACTTGTCAG GAAGCTATCGATGGTATGAGTAAATGTTATATGACGTATCAAGACAACGACCCTGAAGCTATAAAGAAAAGAGCGATGCAAGATCCGGAAATACAAGCAATTCTTTCAGATCGGGCGATGCAGATGATCTTACAACAAATGCAAGAAAATCCAGAAGCCCTAAGAGA ACACATGAATAACAAGGACATCGCAGCTAAAATTGAGAAATTAATGGAATGCGGTTTGATAGCAATTCGTTGA